The Acropora palmata chromosome 10, jaAcrPala1.3, whole genome shotgun sequence genome contains a region encoding:
- the LOC141893751 gene encoding uncharacterized protein LOC141893751, whose protein sequence is MEHGKRDPTTRKNSSKASLLKDSKIGQTILKDNVFEEAKLEGEINQINNMQQREAIRLRWEKEYAIKALSRKKLLRREQSTSAVFSFPPISHGLNASSERIRSEERVNASLSSESSSPELSPCTSLENLHSKQIVLERRSILGSHSEVTSLPALLSPQLMRKATTNDPRFTNLLQQLVPRHKPYSAAKKLTDNDNK, encoded by the coding sequence ATGGAGCACGGGAAAAGAGATCCGACGACgagaaaaaacagctcaaaaGCGTCTCTTCTCAAAGACAGCAAAATAGGGcagacaattttgaaagacAACGTTTTTGAAGAAGCTAAGTTAGAAGGTGAGATCAACCAAATTAATAATATGCAGCAAAGAGAGGCCATTCGACTGAGATGGGAGAAGGAATATGCTATCAAAGCATTGagtcggaaaaaattgttgaGAAGAGAGCAGTCTACTTCAGCCGTTTTCTCGTTTCCTCCGATAAGTCATGGTTTGAATGCTAGTTCGGAGAGAATTCGAAGCGAGGAGAGAGTCAATGCAAGCTTATCAAGCGAAAGTTCTTCTCCTGAATTGAGTCCGTGCACTTCACTGGAAAATCTACACAGCAAGCAGATAGTGTTAGAACGTCGCTCGATATTAGGAAGCCATTCTGAGGTAACTTCATTGCCTGCTTTGCTATCACCGCAGCTGATGAGAAAAGCTACGACAAACGATCCTCGATTCACGAATCTTTTGCAACAGTTGGTTCCACGACACAAGCCTTACAGTGCGGCCAAAAAGCTAACCGATAACGACAACAAATGA
- the LOC141895114 gene encoding mitochondrial import inner membrane translocase subunit Tim10-B-like produces MDPVKAQMVAELEIEMMTDLYNRLTVACQKKCISPKYKEGDLTKGESVCLDRCVAKYLEIHDRIGKKLTAMSMQDEKLMSQLQGQAQAGSK; encoded by the exons ATGGATCCAGTAAAGGCTCAGATGGTCGCTGAACTAGAAATCGAAATGATGACAGATTTGTATAACCG ATTAACTGTGGCCTGCCAAAAGAAGTGTATTTCCCCAAAGTACAAAGAAGGTGATCTTACAAAAGGAGAGTCTGTGTGTCTGGATCGGTGTGTTGCAAAATATTTGGAGATTCATGACAGAATTGGTAAAAAACTGACTGCAATGTCAATGCAAGATGAAAAGCTAATGAGTCAACTTCAAGGTCAAGCGCAAGCTGGAAGCAAATAA